Genomic window (Xylanimonas protaetiae):
GAACTGCCGAACCAAGGCCTGATGCACCGTCGTACGTTCACCCAGGCGCGTCTGTGCCTCGGCCTGCTGGTCGGGCGTGAGGGCTGCGGGAACTGTTCGGCTCACCGAGTGTGATCCGACCTGGTTCACTGAGCGCTTACGCCCGACAGTAAGGTTTCGACCCTGGCGCTGCGCACCACCTACAACGACATTGCCTCCCGAAGGGAGCGCCGTTGCGGTGGTAGGTGTCGGAGTTGCGGTCACACTCGTCGATGGCGACGGCAGCCCAATTGCTGCACGGCCGCTAGGCGTCAGATGAAAGTCGTGCTGGGCGTCCTCGACCACCAGTCCCGCGTACTTTGCCAGCGTGGGAAAGATCTTCCGGTTGTTCTTCTGCTGGTTCTCAGTGACACCAGTTGCAGCCCGGATCTGCGCGTCCGTGGCGTTCTGCTGATACAGACCGATAACACGACTTGTCTCCGAAGGCGAGTCGTCCAGGTTCTCCAACGCCAACTCTAGACCCAGGCGCCGGTGGCTCGGGGCCGCGTGAAGCAAGTGGAGCATCATCCGCACGGGATGGGAGACGCGGCCCGTGACCGCGTCCGCGACAGCAACACGCATCAGCCCGGCGGCGAGGAGGTCGCGCTCAGTCTGGCTTTGCGAAGCGCAGGCCAGCAGGGCCCGACCAGCGGACGTGACGGCACCCGTGGAGTCGAGCCACCCAAGGTCCCTGAGCGTTCTCCGGAGCTCACGTGCGTTCGTTCGCGCACCCTGGTCACCGCGTGGCTTCGCCTTCTCAAGCACAATACGAGCTTCGATGTCCTGCGCCGAAGCGGTCGTATAGTCGATGCCTCGGAATGTGTAGTCCCGGCTTCGCGCGAGCTCATAGCCCAGCACGCCGTCATCCAGTACATCGAGGCCTTGGGCGTTCAGGCTGCTGATTGTGTTCAGAGTGCTCCTCACGCGCGAGAACTCAGCAGCTTGGTTCGGGTAGTTCTTCACGCAGTCCCCCACGCAGAGATGCAACAGGTCGGCCCGGGCAACGTACCAGTGACCTGCAGCTTCGCGCGTGGCGGTGGCGGCGACGGAGCGGGTGAGAACTTTCCTTACTGGCTCAAGCGCGCGGCTTCGCCGCGCGGGGCGGCCTCCCGGGCGGGGCCCCGCGCTCCGCTCGCTACGCTCGCTCCGCGCACCCCACCCGTCCAGCCGCCCACTCCCACAACGAAGGCGGCTCCGAGCTGACCCGGAACCGCCTCACCACTCAGCCTGGCCATCGCGCCTGCCTCGACGAGCTGCAGACCGTCACCCCGCCCGAGATACTGCACCACCTCGCGCCCGGACGCGCACCGACAGCCGAGCATCCGGCCGACTCCACCCAGCGTCAAGGGCGCCTACGGCGTCGCAACGCGATGGGCTACGCCCACCCTTGACCCTGACCTCCGTCCGCCTCCTACGCTCCACTGTCGCCGCAGCGCCTCCGAGTGTCCCCACCTTCAAGACACCACCGCTCCGAGGGCTTAACGGAGGGCTTATCGATCCGGGCCGGGGCGAACACCGGCGAACGGCGAACAGCAGAACCACGCGGAACAGCGCTCCGAGCAACCCCTCAGAACTGATTCGGGACGAAGAGGTCGCAGGTTCAAATCCTGTCACCCCGACCAGCCGAAAGGCCCTCTGACCAGTGGAAACGCTCGGTCCGGAGGGCCTTTCGCGTTGTCGAACACCGCGTGCGAGACATCGACGTCACGCGTGGGGAACGACAGTCGGCGTGGGTGCCGACGGCGAGCCCGCGCGCCGCTGACGCAGGAGCGCCCCAACCACGGCGCACACCGTGCCCGGTACGAAGGAGGGACCGATCGCGAACCCGCCGAGGAACAGCACGAACACCACGAGGCTCACCGCCGACACCGTCGACAGCACGGTCCACGCCCGCCCGTGAGCGGCCAGTGGCAATGCCGCCAGCAGGACCGGGGCGGAGACCCAGGCCACCAACGACAGGTTCCCGGAGGTGAGGATGGCGCCCGGTGGGTCGCAGGTGTCCCAGGACGAGACCAGCTCGCCGGACGGCGAGTAGCTCCCTCCCCCGGAGCACTCGGTCTGGGGTTGGTAGACCGGCGCCAGCAGCAGGTAGCCCGAGGCCAGGACGACAAGGCCGAACGCCGCCACCTGCCACGCCCGCTTGGTGCTCCACCTCGGAGGACGGCTCATGCGTAGTCACCTCGCTGCACTACCGATCGCGTACCCCACCGTCGGCGTCAGGTCCGGCGTCGGGCGATGCCCGTGAGGCGAGGAGCGCGTGGTCGGCTGAAGGCACCAGCATGCCCACGGCGTCCGGGCGTACGCACAGCGGCACGTCGACCCGCGCACCGCTCAGGAGGAGGTGTCCGAGACGTCCCCTGTCGCGTGGCGACGCCGCGCCGAGGATCCCTGCGACTGAGGTGATGGCTGAGGTGATGTCGGGACGCCCTGTCCACAGCCGCACGACGCCCTCTGGCGCGCGCTCCCGGCTCCGGGCAGGATCGGCTGGGTCCGCAGGTGCCGAGCTCTCGGAGGGGTCACGTGGCCAGCGAGCCGATCGTCGTCGTCGGGGGCGGGCTTGCCGCCGCCCGGGCCGTGGAGACGCTGCGCGGGGAGGGGTACGACGGCGACGTCGTCGTCGTGACCTCCGAGCCGCACCGACCCTACGAGCGGCCGCCGCTCTCCAAGGACTACCTGCGCGGGCAGGCGGAGCGCGGGTCGGTGTTCCCGCTCGACGAGGCCTGGTACCGCGACCACGACGTCGAGCTGCGCACGCACGCCACCGCTGTCGGGCTGTCGCTCGACGACCACCGCGTCACGCTCGCTGACGGCGCCTCCCTGCCGTTCGGGCGGCTGCTGCTGGCCACGGGATCGACGCCGCGGCCGCTGCCCGTGCCGGGCAACGACCTGCGCGGCGTGCACCTGCTGCGCACGCTCGACGACGCCGACCGGCTCTCGGGCGTGCTGCTCCAGGCGTCGCTCGAGGGCACCGAGCCGCACGTCGGGGCGGCGCGCGTCGCGGTGGTGGGCGACGGGTGGATCGGGCTGGAGGTGGCGGCGTCGGCGCGGCAGCTCGGACTGGACGTCACCGTCGTCGGGCAGGGCACGCACCCGCTCGGCCGCGTGCTGGGGCCGGAGCTCGGCGAGGTGTACGCGCAGCTGCACGAGCGGCACGGCGTCAGGCTGCACCGGCGTGCGACAGTCACGGGGCTCACGGGCACCGACGGGCAGGTGACCGGCGTCGACATGGCCGACGGGACGCACGTGGACGCCACGATCGTCGTCGTGGGCGTGGGCGTGACGCCCAACGTCGGGCTGGCGGCGTCGGCGGGGCTCGGTGTCCGACCCGCCGCGGAGGGCGGCGGGGTCGTCGTCGACGGGACGCTGCGGACCACGCACCCGGACGTCTGGGCCGCGGGCGACATCGCCGCGATCCCCTCGCCCACCTACGGGCGGGCGCTGCGCGTGGAGCACTGGGCGCGGGCGAACGACTCGGGCCCGCACGCCGCGAAGGCGATGCTCGGGGCCACGGACGAGTACGACATCCTGCCGTACTTCTACTCCGACCAGTACGACCTGGGGATGGAGTACACGGGCTACGTGGACGGCCCGGGCGGGTACGACGACGTGGTCGTCGTCGGCGACCCGGCAGGCGAGGCGTTCGCCTTCTGGCTGCGCGGCGGGGTGGTGCAGGCCGGGATGGGGCTCAACGTGTGGGACCGCATGCCGGAGGTGGAGGCGTTCATCCGCAGCGGCCGGCCGACGGAGAAGGCGACGCTGGAGGGCTTCGTCGGTTCCGCGTGAGGCGGTGTCAGCCGACGGCGGTCGTGGCTCCGGCCCAGCAGGCGTCCGACGCCGTCGAGTACGGGATCCAGGCGGGCTGGACGCCCTCGTAGGCCGCCTGCCGGGTGGGCGGGCGCTCGCCGATGGGGACCATCCCGTGCTCGTCGCGCGGGCGCGGCCCGGTCATGAAGGGCGTGGTCTCGACGATCTCCCAGCCCGCGTCGGCCATGCAGCGCGCGTAGTGCGTGTTGAGGGCGTACTCCTGCTCCAGCCACTCGGGCTCGGCGGCCGCGCGCAGCACGCCGGACGCCCCGACGGCCGCGATCGTCACGCCGACACCCAGGAAGACGACGGGCCACGAC
Coding sequences:
- a CDS encoding NAD(P)/FAD-dependent oxidoreductase, translating into MASEPIVVVGGGLAAARAVETLRGEGYDGDVVVVTSEPHRPYERPPLSKDYLRGQAERGSVFPLDEAWYRDHDVELRTHATAVGLSLDDHRVTLADGASLPFGRLLLATGSTPRPLPVPGNDLRGVHLLRTLDDADRLSGVLLQASLEGTEPHVGAARVAVVGDGWIGLEVAASARQLGLDVTVVGQGTHPLGRVLGPELGEVYAQLHERHGVRLHRRATVTGLTGTDGQVTGVDMADGTHVDATIVVVGVGVTPNVGLAASAGLGVRPAAEGGGVVVDGTLRTTHPDVWAAGDIAAIPSPTYGRALRVEHWARANDSGPHAAKAMLGATDEYDILPYFYSDQYDLGMEYTGYVDGPGGYDDVVVVGDPAGEAFAFWLRGGVVQAGMGLNVWDRMPEVEAFIRSGRPTEKATLEGFVGSA